In Mytilus edulis chromosome 7, xbMytEdul2.2, whole genome shotgun sequence, a single genomic region encodes these proteins:
- the LOC139529782 gene encoding uncharacterized protein isoform X1 — MPELPENEQRPKSRNGSASKRTELNNSLNNQLNTTRKRIGSATYYDIASTLLGQGRTADLEDIFLSAARDGDYEKIENFLQRRSDCLVSVDVKDKRTGNTPLIWASKRGHTKIVQLLLKHGADITLRNYEIQTAVDVASSAIKSVLLDSVERTTESWHHLLLQAAWQGNVKVVRKLLNENKVRDINCCNSEGLTPLLLATRDMVMLEKFCTQLNKPYHPAEVVAELLRYRCDIHAIDGDGKTCLHYASQSKAIISPMVVQTIITAGPDIELQDKRLFAPIHCASQTGNVDTIETLLQGGSSVNSRGFAGTTPLHITAYNDHEKAASCLLSHGAQVMLTDDRGLTSLDLARGKKMKATLKEAWIEATRGKPVVDLAPIRAPSREEVRASVEKFDSKRKGEVIFDGYPSNPFANMQSTPHRGQPVSRHLSLKEKASRAEALMNKDIESGRFSPSPYAKEGPRRLGVVRGRKPSPLPRVNSKERHPSVSPDRLSNGGRESPAFNRNGRFRKSFDEGRLSRNRNNSNKLLTHPSPGSRFNKDSGVNTPTEDLDNCLQNSRLTPVSPSPSLSKKKHKRSGSDTATSMKVGHVAASCDPIMAQKGRVSHPLSRSDDFTSSPYLIRVKPAQTREDNKHKSNTHAVVLDLERMGLVNKCQTPVQGAPVCPTSSKVLPPTPTCTNENSCLESKTINRDDTDSSKETSPRSDEDHPNLGGEIKQAFSSTLTLLRAKTKYKEDFVLEDSRPKDLKELLILQSSGSEESNYGSISSRSSDSSKENNGQPYKKVNNLKPVPQKQQDLKKNIRSFPKDGKKFQLRPNNNRVTESTSKKNLDVLKTRYDTPPVGQAVNSDKVIVHSNNLLNSEINSARKENTGNSNSQNQEKSQGQSSASVSKESKTSVKQSSQSKSAQGHVDFQGQRQRTVQSLRTSNSGRLENDGDKSAIKSNTISTTVSSNAIVKLGSQPGSSKPMQVVSNKLISNVRDEVKRQKSAGQNEQDPGAERKNSAKNSSLTNSIKQMINVAKSVVVPNSGKSKQKNSSVSKSVDSGPLVTTENKQTPAIPSEFLRTGSGSAKIVYTDITNNSVSMTTDEGSKNNSNTKNSVKDKVTQNTTNTSTPSGNKVTNTKPENNPPKRPPPPAVGKINGANSSKNISHSNTAVSKSVTKVSSPATSRKNSPSQQNNLSAKISSSPLIIKSASMSTIQESNNDKSGNLKSQSNSNVMKSGSDSNIKAKIEEEEPANFKYKPASAGKPPLVEILPSDTPRSKRTQGVFINPLEPVATPIIVNPFEQFDKPTAVSATEYGFVVQKPGIERSKTQTTIRSRGKSAKKAGKDGKPGSATSSRTGGKRKVLKNKEGKNSDDGNNRPKSGKTKRRIKSGKRRKKSATDTVLTKQSEQSDIALISGIGWHVATSCNDKSDVAAVQRIGSDSSESSDSDDLDMPTPRHYRPLHIETSNLAELSAHSPRFLEVKQRQQQRNENIPVLDNDGYPPMNLDVTQNSLPSAFDIENFLKNLNQEAGSEMNFDQAIKSLAIIPQDVNYDLDYANSPEVDEQTAALHRQILLGKLTPIPESPSIKSTHVLKTAEAIKNFDHKVKEEALNQLLGLNSDRNNNKSLENGVNNVGNVRKSAENMVRNSATDIALGNTLNSSPKQTNSHPPSGKNSGSRRIERTPSSEKRGHNPASRSSSNTSVKDKNNSASRLNSRNESGNSKGRLSRQSSSDLRRSSEAINESEKRKSREAINEVGKSSEVKIMNEEFINERESSEECLLDAKGNISSRRERKFSESKSDQPEDENNIDTVIEEILNNNTYRSTSSIRSTGSFRMSNRTDTITPADRQLLLRMTAEADNSPFHAGRLAESFTPRGNRMFDQDEKNRLAESFTPRANKGENNLRKPMLSGSSSQPHLNQSVDLETKETMKKILNSFKKMEMYVGDNKRETRKDVKKPEISASVPTSAVRVSVRPGTPSKAKSAGKFTEIKKEKMTPRAEEGRVAKSSTRLEDSRVVKSSSHNLKSGSHKQKSFIRQSVEPSLQVELPVIPVAGGDFEEEDLLIPDNETIVSHLSSSDSRSGSACTVFSQTEDTIQWKKGNVLGKGAFGTVWCGLTNEGQLIAVKQIELNTMDNDKAKREYEKVQEEVELLKTLNHKNIVGYLGTSLEENIVAIFMQFVPGGSIASILARFGALDEAVFRKYTKQILEGVEYLHSNDVIHRDIKGGNVMLMPNGIIKLIDFGCAKRLCINLSMGQSQILKSMKGTPYWMAPEVVNETGHGKKSDIWSVGCTVFEMATRKPPWSDMNPMAAIFAIGCDRPVPELPERFTLEARDFVNSCLTRDQSKRLSATQLLHHEFLIRRRHSNKK, encoded by the exons ATTGTACAATTGTTGTTAAAACATGGTGCTGACATAACTCTACGTAACTATGAGATTCAGACAGCCGTAGATGTCGCCTCCTCCGCTATAAAGTCCGTGCTGCTGGATTCTGTGGAAAGAACTACTGAATCATGGCATCATTTACTGCTGCAGGCTGCATGGCAGGGAAATGTCAAAGTTGTCAGGAAATTACTT AATGAAAACAAAGTACGTGACATAAATTGCTGTAATTCTGAAGGTCTGACACCATTACTATTGGCAACGAGGGACATGGTGATGTTAGAAAAGTTTTGTACACAGTTAAACAAGCCCTACCATCCAGCAGAAGTGGTTGCAGAACTCCTCAGATATCGATG TGATATCCATGCTATAGATGGAGATGGGAAAACTTGTCTTCATTACGCATCTCAATCTAAAGCTATCATTTCACCTATGGTGGTGCAAACAATAATAACAGCAGGACCAGATATAG aattgCAAGATAAAAGATTGTTTGCTCCTATACACTGTGCCTCCCAAACGGGCAATGTCGATACAATAGAGACATTACTACAAGGTGGATCTAGTGTCAACAGTCGGGGGTTTGCTGGTACCACCCCTCTACATATAACA GCTTACAATGATCATGAGAAAGCAGCTTCCTGTCTACTAAGTCATGGTGCTCAGGTAATGTTGACTGATGATCGGGGTCTGACATCATTAGATCTGGCCAGAGGGAAGAAAATGAAAGCTACACTGAAGGAGGCATGGATTGAGGCTACTAGGGGAAAACCTGTTGTAGATCTTGCCCCAATTAGAGCCCCAAGCAGAGAAGAGGTCAGAGCATCTGTAGAAAAGTTTGATTCCAAGAGAAAAGGAGAAGTTATTTTTGAT GGTTATCCCTCCAATCCATTTGCAAACATGCAGAGCACACCTCATC gtGGTCAACCTGTATCAAGACATTTAAGTTTGAAGGAGAAAGCCAGTCGAGCCGAGGCTTTGATGAATAAAGATATAGAATCTGGACGATTCAGTCCATCCCCATATGCCAA AGAAGGACCACGTCGTCTTGGTGTTGTCAGAGGACGTAAACCATCACCTTTACCTCGAGTTAACAGCAAAGAGCGACACCCATCAGTTAGTCCCGACAGGCTCAGCAATGGTGGGAGAGAGTCACCAGCATTTAACAGAAATGGCCGATTTAGAAAATCATTTGATGAGGGCAGACTCAGTCGAAACAGAAATAATAGTAATAAATTAT TAACCCACCCATCACCTGGTTCCCGGTTCAACAAAGACAGTGGTGTAAATACTCCAACAGAAGACTTGGATAACTGTCTACAGAATTCTAG ATTAACCCCTGTATCACCATCTCCAAGTTTgtcaaagaaaaaacacaaaagatccGGATCAGACACTGCAACCTCTATGAAGGTCGGCCATGTAGCTGCATCCTGTGATCCTATCATGGCTCAGAAAG GACGTGTGTCACATCCATTGAGTCGTAGTGATGACTTCACATCATCTCCGTATTTAATACGAGTAAAACCTGCACAAACAAGAGAAGATAACAAACATAAATCTAACACACACGCTGTTGTTCTGGATTTGG AGCGAATGGGTTTAGTAAACAAATGCCAAACACCAGTCCAGGGAGCACCAGTGTGTCCTACATCGTCTAAAGTGCTGCCCCCTACACCTACATGTACAAATGAGAACAGTTGTCTAGAGTCTAAGACTATCAACAGAGATGATACTGATTCATCAAAG GAAACTTCTCCTCGTTCTGATGAAGACCACCCTAATTTAGGAGGAGAAATTAAACAAGCATTTAGTAGTACCCTTACTTTACTGAGGGCTAAAACAAAGTACAAGGAAGACTTTGTTTTGGAAGATAGTCGACCCAAAGATCTAAAAGAATTATTGATCTTGCAGTCCTCTGGAAGTGAGGAATCTAACTATGGATCCATTTCTAGTCGCAGTAGTGACTCTTcaaaagagaataatggacaaccatataaaaaagtcaataatttAAAACCTGTTCCTCAAAAACAgcaagatttaaagaaaaatataagaagtTTTCCGAAAGACGGTAAAAAGTTTCAACTTCGACCCAATAATAACAGAGTAACGGAAAGTACATCAAAGAAGAATTTAGATGTTTTAAAGACAAGATATGATACGCCACCTGTTGGACAAGCTGTAAATAGTGATAAAGTAATAGTACATTCAAACAATTTGTTAAACAGTGAAATAAATTCAGCAAGGAAAGAAAATACGGGAAATAGTAATTCACAAAATCAGGAGAAATCTCAGGGTCAGAGTTCAGCAAGTGTTTCAAAAGAAAGTAAAACTAGTGTTAAACAATCTAGTCAGTCTAAAAGTGCACAAGGTCATGTAGACTTTCAAGGTCAGAGACAAAGAACTGTGCAAAGTTTGAGAACATCTAATTCTGGTAGATTAGAAAATGATGGAGATAAATCTGCCATCAAAAGTAATACTATATCTACAACAGTTTCTTCAAACGCCATTGTTAAACTTGGTTCACAGCCAGGTAGCTCCAAACCAATGCAAGTGGTTTCTAATAAACTTATATCTAATGTTCGTGATGAAGTTAAGAGACAAAAATCTGCTGGGCAAAATGAACAGGATCCTGGTGCTGAAAGAAAGAACTCTGCCAAAAATTCATCTTTAACAAATAgtataaaacaaatgataaatgtTGCTAAAAGTGTTGTTGTGCCAAATTCTGGAAAATCTAAAcagaaaaactcatcagtgagtAAATCCGTTGATTCAGGTCCATTAGTGACAACAGAGAATAAACAAACGCCTGCCATCCCGTCAGAGTTTTTACGTACAGGGTCAGGGTCAGCAAAGATTGTGTACACAGATATTACCAATAATTCTGTTTCTATGACTACAGATGAAGGTAGTAAAAACAACTCAAATACAAAAAATAGTGTTAAAGACAAAGTTACTCAAAATACAACAAACACATCAACTCCGTCTGGAAATAAAGTAACAAATACTAAACCAGAAAATAACCCGCCAAAACGTCCTCCCCCTCCGGCTGTTGGAAAGATAAATGGTGCTAACTCATCCAAGAATATATCTCATTCTAATACTGCTGTCTCCAAATCTGTCACAAAAGTGTCTTCACCGGCCACAAGCAGAAAGAACTCGCCatcacaacaaaacaatttatctGCCAAAATCTCATCTTCACCTCTGATCATTAAATCAGCATCAATGTCTACCATTCAGGAATCAAACAATGACAAATCGGGAAATCTCAAATCTCAATCAAATTCTAATGTTATGAAATCAGGAAGTGACTCAAATATAAAAGCTAAAATTGAAGAGGAAGAACCTGCTAATTTCAAATATAAACCTGCTAGTGCTGGCAAACCACCATTAGTAGAAATATTACCGTCTGATACTCCAAGGTCAAAAAGGACTCAAGGTGTTTTCATAAATCCATTAGAGCCCGTAGCTACACCTATTATTGTTAATCCTTTTGAACAGTTTGATAAGCCGACAGCTGTTTCTGCCACAGAGTATGGATTTGTTGTACAAAAGCCAGGTATAGAGAGATCTAAAACACAGACTACAATTAGAAGTAGAGGGAAGAGTGCAAAGAAGGCAGGGAAAGATGGAAAACCTGGCTCAGCTACATCCAGTCGAACTGGAGGCAAAcgaaaagttttgaaaaataaagaaggtAAAAATTCTGATGATGGAAATAATCGACCAAAAAGTggaaaaacaaaaagaagaattAAATCTGGAAAAAGGCGGAAAAAATCTGCAACTGATACTGTACTTACAAAACAGTCGGAACAATCTGATATTGCTTTGATTTCTGGGATAGGTTGGCATGTAGCCACTTCCTGTAATGATAAATCTGATGTTGCTGCTGTACAAAGAATTGGGTCAGATTCATCGGAGTCATCAGACAGCGATGACCTTGACATGCCAACACCACGACATTATCGTCCATTACATATCGAAACTTCAAACCTTGCTGAATTGTCTGCACATTCTCCTAGGTTCCTTGAAGTTAAACAACGACAGCAACAGAGAAACGAAAACATTCCAGTATTAGATAATGACGGCTACCCACCAATGAACCTGGATGTAACACAGAATTCATTGCCATCAGCATTTGATATAGAAAATTTCTTGAAAAACTTGAATCAAGAAGCTGGCTCAGAAATGAATTTTGATCAAGCAATTAAAAGTTTGGCAATTATACCTCAGGATGTAAATTATGATCTAGATTACGCTAATTCGCCTGAAGTTGACGAGCAGACAGCTGCATTACATAGACAAATCTTACTTGGAAAATTAACTCCTATTCCAGAATCTCCGTCGATAAAATCCACTCATGTTCTTAAAACTGCAGAGGCTATAAAAAATTTTGATCATAAAGTGAAAGAAGAAGCACTTAATCAGTTACTAGGACTTAATTCAGACAGAAATAACAATAAGAGTTTAGAGAATGGGGTAAATAATGTTGGCAATGTGAGAAAGAGTGCAGAGAATATGGTAAGAAACAGTGCAACTGATATTGCATTAGGAAATACCCTAAATTCAAGTCCTAAACAAACAAATTCTCACCCTCCTTCTGGTAAAAATAGTGGGAGTAGACGCATTGAAAGAACTCCATCATCTGAGAAAAGGGGACACAATCCTGCAAGTCGGAGTTCTAGTAATACTTCagtgaaagacaaaaataatagTGCGTCAAGGTTAAATTCTAGAAATGAGTCTGGAAACTCAAAAGGTAGACTGTCACGTCAAAGTTCTAGTGACCTTAGAAGGTCAAGTGAAGCCATCAATGAATCTGAGAAAAGAAAATCAAGGGAGGCAATCAATGAAGTAGGGAAAAGTAGTGAAGTCAAAATAATGAATGAAGAATTTATTAATGAGAGAGAGTCATCTGAAGAATGTCTGCTAGATGCAAAGGGAAACATTAGTTCTAGGAGAGAAAGAAAGTTTTCTGAAAGTAAAAGTGACCAACCTGAAGATGAAAATAATATTGACACAGTTATTGAAGAAATTTTAAATAACAATACCTACAGGTCAACATCGTCTATCAGATCTACCGGATCATTTAGAATGTCTAATCGTACGGACACAATTACTCCAGCCGATCGTCAGTTGTTATTGAGAATGACCGCTGAGGCAGATAACTCACCATTTCATGCAGGTAGACTTGCTGAGTCTTTTACGCCTAGAGGAAATCGAATGTTTGACCAAGATGAGAAAAATAGACTTGCTGAGTCATTCACCCCTAGAGCAAATAAAGGTGAAAATAATCTTAGGAAACCCATGTTATCTGGTAGTAGTAGTCAACCTCACCTTAATCAGAGTGTTGATTTAGAAACTaaagaaacaatgaaaaaaattctTAATAGTTTTAAAAAGATGGAAATGTATGTTGGTGATAACAAACGTGAGACAAGGAAAGATGTGAAAAAACCTGAGATTAGTGCATCTGTACCCACATCTGCTGTTAGGGTATCAGTTCGACCAGGAACCCCATCTAAAGCCAAATCAGCTGGTAAATTCACTGAGATTAAGAAGGAAAAGATGACCCCACGAGCTGAGGAAGGGAGAGTTGCTAAGAGCTCGACAAGATTGGAGGATAGCAGGGTTGTAAAGAGTAGTTCTCATAATCTAAAGAGTGGTTCACATAAG CAGAAATCTTTCATCCGACAGTCTGTAGAACCTAGTTTACAGGTAGAATTACCTGTGATACCTGTCGCTGGAGGGGACTTTGAAGAGGAAGACCTACTGATACCTGATAATGAG ACAATTGTCAGCCATTTATCAAGTTCTGACAGTAGATCTGGCAGTGCTTGTACAGTGTTCTCCCAGACAGAGGATACAATACAGTGGAAAAAAGGCAATGTTCTAGGCAAAGGGGCATTTGGAACG gtATGGTGTGGATTGACCAATGAGGGACAGTTGATAGCTGTTAAACAGATAGAATTGAATACAATGGACAATGACAAGGCAAAGAGAGAATATGAAAAGGTCCAAGAAGAGGTGGAACTTCTCAAAACACTTAATCATAAAAATATTGTAGG aTACCTTGGAACTAGCCTAGAAGAAAACATTGTCGCTATATTCATGCAGTTTGTTCCTGGAGGTTCTATAGCCAGTATATTGGCCAGATTTGGTGCTTTAGACGAAGCTGTGTTCAGAAAATATACCAAACAGATTCTAGAGGGCGTAGAATACCTCCATTCTAATGATGTCATTCATAG AGATATAAAGGGAGGAAACGTGATGTTGATGCCAAATGGGATTATAAAATTGATAGACTTTGGGTGTGCCAAACGTTTGTGTATAAATCTAAGTATGGGACAGTCACAAATACTCAAGTCCATGAAAGGTACACCGTACTGGATGGCTCCAGAGGTGGTCAATGAAACTGGACATGGGAAGAAATCAGATATATG GAGTGTTGGTTGTACTGTATTTGAAATGGCAACAAGGAAACCTCCATG GTCTGATATGAACCCTATGGCAGCCATTTTTGCCATTGGTTGTGACAGACCTGTGCCAGAGTTGCCAGAAAGGTTCACACTAGAGGCCAGAGATTTTGTCAACAGTTGTCTAACCAG ggaCCAAAGTAAGAGATTATCAGCTACTCAACTATTGCATCATGAATTTCTTATACGAAGGAGACACTCAAATAAGAAATAA